The genome window TAGCCCGCCCAGTTCTTCAGATCGGTGATCTGATCCCAGATATAGGGCGTGTAGCCAAACGCCTCTGCCTTCGCCAAACGGAAGAACACATAGAAGAATGTCCAAAAGACGAAAGGCACCAGCAGCCGTTTGGCTTGCTGCCCGATTGCCGTCCCGTAGCCCGGCATCTTTCTATCGACCCGCATTGCCATCAGGAAAAGCGAAAACATAAAGAACATCTCGGAGCCCGAGAATTCGCCGATTGATCGCAGGAACACCGGAATAAGGCGCGCTGCGGGTTCTGCATCGGCAAATGGCTGCCCCGAAAAATCCGTGGAGGAGTGGATCAGCACAACGCCAATCGCCGCAAAAACCCGGTTTGCGTCAAACCACAACAGTCTTGTCTTGCTGCTTTGGCTCATGGGTTGGCAGCGGGGATTGGGCATGATTTCGGCAGAACTTCACGCACTTTTGGCGGCAGCATCTTATGCTCGGTCGGTTGGCATTCGGTCGCTCCGATTTCGCCGCCTGTCAGGACGGGGCGGCAATAGATGAATTCCTCTACAGGGATCACAGGATCGACGCGGTTGGGGTTCGCGCAGGCACAGCAGGGCACCTCTTTGATCATCTTGTTCGGGTGGCATTTGTTGTCTCGCAGGTCAGTCCCGTTATTCGCCATATCCCAGGTCTGCGTGTTGTTGTTCGCCTTCTTCAGGATCGGTCCTTGCACCTTGTACAAAAGAGCCGCGAGGATGATGCCGTTGTTGTTCGACGACTGAAGCGGGATATAGCCGTTGCCGTTTTCGTATAGCCCCTCGTAGAACCCAAGTTCGGGCTCCGAAAGATCGGCAACGCTTTCAAATAGAAGGTCGGTATATTCAGTTTCCCACAGTGCCCACATGCCAATTGCGGCTTTCGCGGCAATGGCGGCGCGGTCGGGTTGGTACTCCCCCGTAGGATCAAGCGTGTTCCAAGGGTAACCATCGGCGAAGATCGTGTCATACACGAAGTAGGGCTTGCCGTTGACCTGATGCTCCGAACGCGCGGTCACGATGCCCGTTTGCTCGAACCGGCGCTGTTGCACCAGATAGATGCGGTTGGCGAATTCCGCGCGCCAGCCGTGGCTTGCCGTTTCGCCGTCACCATCTGTGTCGGAAGGGATGTCCCACCCCAGTTCCAGACCGTCCAGAATATAGCCCTCGGTCAGGACGTAGTTCTGGTTCTTGAAAATACGGGGATCGCGCCCGTCGAAGGGCACTTTGACATCATAGATGGTCGTATAGGACAGCGGCTCGGGTGACAGGGCGCGATCGACATCGAAACCCCAAAGCGCAAACCCTTTGGCAGCGTATTCTTCATAGCCCAAACGCCCCTCTTGGACATAACGGGTGGAACCATCACCGCGTTTGAATGACCCGAACATCCGGCCATCCTCGTTGATAAGATTGCAAAAATTCCACCGCATCGGAACGTTGTCGACACTGTTTGCCAGATGGGGGTGGCGCTCTTTCAAGATGCGCAGCCAGACCAACATACGGCCGATATCAAGCGCGGACATGCCCACTTCGCCCGCCTCATTCGCGTAGTTCACCTTCTCCCCGGTCTTGGCGTTGTAAACCTTGTTGGGGGCTTCCCCTTGGTACAGGTCAAGATTGCGCAGCGTATTGAGCAGTTTGGTTGCGCGGGTGTCAAAATCCCGTTTGTCGATGACGCAAAGCTCATACGCGGAGACCAAGGCGCTGATATAGGAGGCAGTGTCCCACAAGGTGGTGGACGGATAGGCCCCTACGGCGTTGACCAAACCCGTGTCAGGCTGGAAGCGCTTTTCGAAATATGACCAAGCTGTCTGCGCCATTGCGTATTCGCGGTCGGTTAGCTGTCCATTGCGGCCAAAATGCGTTTCATCATCAAATCTTGCGCCGCGATTGCATTCTTTCCGCATATTCCCATCGCCATTGAAATCGATAATCAAGGGCGCGGAAGAGCGGATCGTCATACTGTCGTAGGGTGTGCCTTCGACGATTATATTGCCGATCGTAACCTTTTCGGCCCCTGCTTCTGCCTTGGGCGTGGCTTCTGGCGTGTCTTGGGCATGTACCAGCGGCGCAGTGGCCAAGGCGACAAAAGCTGCTGCAATGCAATTAACGAATTTAAATGACATGGGGTGCCTCATTCGCACGCTCCTTCTGCGGGGGGCATGGTGGTATGATTGGGTTCAATATCCCAGAACTTTAACAGTAGGCTGTAGCCGAAATCAGATTGGCCGTATTCGACCTCATTCGCGAATTCCATGATCAGGCCAAGCCCGCGGCCGCCTTCGGCCATTTCGTCAACCTGCGCCAAGTCGGTGGCCTTTTCGCGCAGATCGAAAGGCTCTGCGCCAGCAGGGTCAAATATCTCTATCAGAATGGCAGCGGGCTTGACCCTTAGGTTAATATTGATCTCAGCTGCGGATGCTTTTGGTCGGGCGTGGGCCACGAGGTTGTTCAGAGCCTCAGAGATGCAAAGCTCGAATTTGAACCGTGTCGGATCGGACAATGACGGCTCGACCGCAGCGCTCAGGCGCTGGACCATCGGGTCCACCGCCTCTAGGGCGTTGGACATCGTGTAGCTTTGGCTGTTCACTGGCGCTCTCGCAGCGACTGGAGCGCTGCATCGACGTTTCGGTGAATGGGCAGCACCCGATCCATGCGGCAGATACGGAACATCTGCTCCACATCGCTGTTAAGATCCGCGATCAGTAGGTCGCCGCGGTGCCCGATCTTTTTTAAGACACCGACCAGCGCGCCCAAACCGGAAGAATCCAGAAAAGATACCTGCGAAAAATCGACGATGATCTGGCTGTTGCCCTGATCGATCAGTTCGACGACCTCGTTCTTGAACCCGGTCGCATTCTGCGCTGTCAGGCGCTCTACGCCGGGGCGTACGACAGTGATGGAGTCGTCATGTTGGGTCGTATGGATCATTCTCAGTTCCTCTTAAGGGCGACGACGGTCAGGTCATCTTCCAGTGTGTTCCCGCCGCGCCAATCGGTCAATGATTGCACGATCGTCTCTGGCATTTGCTTTGCGCCGACATATGGCATTGTCCCAACCATTCGCTTGAGACGATTAAGCCCGAAGGGTGCGTTCTTCTCGTTCTCGGCCTCGGTGACCGCATCAGAGCACACCACCAATGTGCTACCTTGAGCGAGGTGAATTGAATTGTTTTCATAGGTCATGCTTGGCAGCAGCGCGACGGGGAACCCCCCATCCCCCACCATGTCGACAGCGCCTTCATCATCGACGTAATAGGGCGAAGGGTAGGCAGCCTGGCAATAGGTCAAATCACCGCTTGCTGTATCAATAACGCCACAGAACATTGTGAAATATTCGTCGTTGTCAGAGCTGTAGAACCGGTCGTTAAGATTGGCGACCAAGGCTGCTGGGTCAAAGGGCTGCCCGTCTTGCAGAGCGAATGTTCGGAAAAACTCCGGCGTGATCAGATAACCCAGTGCGACGGACAACAGCGAGGCATGAACGCCATGCCCCGACACATCGATCATGTAAAACCCCAGCGTATCCTCGTTCAAAGGAAAGCAGCCAAACATATCGCCTGAAACGAAAGACGAGGGGACAAAGGCCGAAGAAATATCAAAGCCAGACATCTCTTCCTTAAAGTCGGGTAAAAGCTGTCGCTGGGCTGCTGCTGCGGCGCGCAGATCTTCTTGAATGCGGTCGTTGGTTTCTTTCAAAATCCGTGTTCGTTCCGCAAGTTCATCCGCGTGTTGGATCAACCGTGTCGCCGCACGAATACGGGCGTTCAGCATGACGGGGCTGCGCGTTTTGTTGAGAAAGTCGTCAACCCCGGCGTCAAGCGCCTCGGTGCGCAGCTCGTCATTCTCACTACCGGTGATCATGATGATGTAAACGTAATGGTCCAAATCAAGCGCGCGTACCGCTTTGGTCAGCTGTATCCCGTCCATATTGGGCATTTGATAGTCGCTGATAACGATTTGAATCCTTGATCTGCGCAGTTCTTGTATCGCTGCTTGACCATCATCAACGGGGATCGCCTCGTACCCCAGACTTTCTATCAGTTTGGATAAGTATAGCCGTTGAACCAGATTATCTTCTGCGACGATGATCTTAAGCCGTTCTACCATCGCGTGTCTGTTCCTCCAGCTTTTGGTTCTCGCACATTGATTCATATAGATAGCAGAACTTTGTCATTTAGTTGGCAGGAATCGCAGTAAATTGTGAAAAAAGCCTTATTTCGCTAACCTTTTAAGAGGTTTGGGAGGTAAAGAGATAGAATGCTTGCGATAATGCGCCGGAGTCCACAGACTGTGGGGGCCACCCGCTGAGGTGGTAGGGGTGGCGGTTTGAGGAATGGTGGTGACACCGAAAACAATCGGCTGTGAGTGGTCGTAGCCAAGAGTGAAAGGGAGCGAGACGCGATGAAGGGTACGATTTTCGTAGAACTGGTCAACATGGCCGAGGAGGCTTTCGGCGAGGATGTTGTCGATGAGGTTTTGGAAAGCGCCGACCTTGAGAATGGCGGCGCGTTTACGACCGTAGGAAATTACCCCTGCTCAGAGCTTATTAAGATCGTCGTCGCATTTAGTGAGCATTCGGGCATCAGCGCAGAGAAGCTTCAGCGCATGTTCGGTCACTGGATGATGAACCATTTTGTCGAAAATTACGCAGAGTTTTTTGAGGGTAAGAACGACAGTTTTTCACTGCTCGAAGCGGTGGATGGCGAAATTCATGTTGAGGTTAAAAAACTATACCCAGATGCAGAGCTTCCCGAGTTTGCCACAGACCGTCTTAGCGATGATCGACTAAAGCTCACTTATTCTTCGCCACGACCATTGGTGGAATTTTGCCACGGTATGGTTGAGGCTTGCCTAGAGCGATACGATCAAAAAGCGCAGGTTGATCGTTGCCCTGTGCCGCACCAAGAGAATGCGACAGATTTTGATATTCGTTTGGAAAAGTGAATAAAGCGATCATTGAAGGTCTGATGTTAAAATGCACGATGAAGCTTTACCCGCAAAAACTGAAGTATCCCGGCGTCGCTATCAGCGCGAACAAGCCGCCCGTGCCGAAGCGGAGAAATTGCTAGAGCAGAAAAGTCGTGAGCTTTATTTGGCAAATGAAAGGCTTAGCGCCTATTCATCCGAATTGGAAAAAGCGGTACGGGTTCGCACCGAGGAGTTGGAGGAGGCGCTGAAACAGGCCGAGCTTGCGGGCCGGGCCAAGAGCCGTTTTCTGGCCACCATGAGCCATGAAATACGCACCCCCCTCGGCGGTATGTTGGGAATGATCGACCTGTTGGAGATGGACGAAACGGACCCTGACAAGAAAGAACTCCTTAAATTCGCGGCCACGGCGGGCACCAGTCTGGGGCGGATCGTGAATGACGTTCTTGATTTTTCGAAGATGGAAGCGGGTGTTTTCATACTAGAGAAAGAGAACGTCGATATTCGCGCATTGATTGAAAGTGTCTGCGCGTTGGCCGGTAGTAACGAAGCGACACGGCATCGCAACCTGAACATCGAAGTGTCCCGCGACGTGCCACATATTTTTCTGGGCGATGCAACGCGTATCCGGCAAGTCATTTCAAACCTTGTGACCAATGCTTTACGCTATTCTACCGACGGGCCGATCCATATCCGTGCTGCCGCTTCGCAACATCCGGTTGGCTGTCTGCTGAGGGTTGAGGTCGAAGATGTTGGCATTGGCATTTCCGAGGATGGCAAAAAGGACTTGTTCAAGGACTTCTCGCAAGTTTCCAATTCCTTGACTGCCGCTGCGCAGGGTACGGGGCTTGGGCTTGCGATCTGCAAACGCATTATCGAAAGTTCCGGCGGCGTGGTGGGTGTCGCAAGCGAGGTCGGCGTCGGCTCGACCTTCTGGTTTGAGGTTCCCGTCGAAACCGGTGGGCTTGCCAGTGCCGACGCTGAAGGGGGGAAACGGGATCAGCGCAACGGCAATATTCTAGATGGAAAGCGCGTGCTGATTGCCGAAGATAACATCATCAACCAGAAACTGCTTTTGACCTATGCCGATCGCCTAAACCTTGTTGCCGACCTCGCCGAGAATGGCCGTATCGCGGTTGAGATGTTCGACCCCAAGACATACGATCTGGTGCTGATGGACGTTGCCATGCCAGAAATGGACGGGCTTGAGGCGACTCAACGCATTCGCCAAAAATGGGGTGCATTCACCTATCCGCCGATCATCGCCCTGACCGCCCATTTGATGGATGCCATCGAGGAAGAAGCGAGTGTCGTCGGGATTGATACGATCCTTTCCAAGCCGATCCCCTTTGCGGAACTCAAATTTGCGCTTGAGGTTGCTTTGTGCGGTCAAGCACCCAGTGCAGACGAAGCGGCGGGAGCGGCGCAAGACGCTGTTTCGGCAACCGAAGGGCAGGGCACCTCGATCCTTGATAGAATGTGCGATGCCACCCTAGGCGATATTCGTGAGCTTTTCTCAGAAGATAAATTGATCGAACTTGCGCATAAGTATGTGGATGATTGTTCCAAACGGTGCGAGCGTTTGGAAGCTCAATTCGACGCGGGCGATGCGGCTGCAGTGCGGGCCGAGGCGCATTCGATTAAAGGCTCTTCTTTGATGTTGGGTTTTAACAATATCGGCGAGTGGGCAGGCCTTCTTGAACAGACTCCTTTGGGCGATGGGGAGCCGAGGAGTTGGTTGAACCAAATCCGAAGCGAGTTGGCGGTTCTTCGGACGTTCACATGAGCATCTGATGCGCGACCCACGCTGCGTTAAAACTTGAATTTATAGGCAACCGATACCGTTCCGCCCCAAACGCCCTCGCCGGGGGTGCTGCTGGGATTCCAAAAGAAACGGTTGTTTCCGTAATTGCTGTAGGTGACGCTCCAATCATCGTTGATCTTGTAGCTTGCCGCATAGGAAAAGTCGGGGTCCCAGACGTCTTGTTTGCCGGGCAGATAGGCATAGGCCGTCCCGCTGATGCGTAAACGTTCGGTGAGGGCGTAGCTACAGAACAGGTTGAAAGAGCTATACTCAAGGTCAAGCAGATTGACGCTGGAAGAGCAGCCGATGGTCTTGTCATTCGGTAGTTCGATCTTTGGCAAACGATAGCTGGCCCGCAGCGCGCCGGATATGAGGGAATCAAAAAACGACCCGTTGGCGCTGTCGAAACGGGCGGAGTAGTTTGAGTAGCTTAACGTGATCTTATCCGTGGCCTTGTAAGAAAGCGCATAGGTGAATTCGGCGTCAAAGGGCGATTTTTCGTTGTTATCGCCATAGCCAATCACGGAGGCTCGTAGCGTTAATTTTTCGGACAACTGCGCACCGCAGTTCAGGCTGGCCCGCGGTTTGCCAAAGCGTTTCGCACCCGTACTGTGGTGCTTGTAGCGCAGTGTCACGCTCCCGGTGATCGAGCATGCAAGCTTGATACGCTGAAAGAAGGTTTCCTTCTCAGGGGGCGTGGGTGCCGAAACCGGAATCTTCGCGACGTCAATGGCCTTTACAGTAGACGCCGTTCTTTTTGCTGGTGAAGCTGCTGTTTTGACCTGCTGTTTTGCGGTTTGAACCGCCTCGATGTTACTCAGTTTTTCAAGCTGCGGCTCGCTGCAATCCACGTCTGGATCTTCGATTGTGCAGGGCAAATGCGCTGGCTGTTCAACTGGCGCGGGCAGAATCTCTTCTACCTGCTGTGCCGCATCGACTGGCGTGACCTCTGTTTCAAACGCTGTAATCTCGGAACTGTCCGGCTCTTGCGGGGCTGCGGGTGTAGCCTCTGTGTCTGTGCTCAGGTCAGAGGGTTTGTTTTCGGGATCTGCAGGCTCGCTACCCTCTGCCCAATCGGGTACCGCATCATCTATCTGCGATGGGAGCGGCGGTGCAGGCTCTACAACCGGTGGCGTTCCTGTTCCGGCGAGGATCCATTCAGATAGATACCGTGCCAGCACTTTTCCCGAAGGAGCCGAGGGCATGTCGGGTTCCGGCGCGCCGACAGCGGGGATTAACGTGGTTTCGCCATCCTCACCATAGACGGTGCAAGCGACCCCCTTCTCGCAAGACAGACGGAACAGGGGACTGCGCAATTCGTTAGCCTGCATCACCGTGCCGGTCCCATCGGGGAATAGAACATAGCGCAGGCCATTGATTTCTCCGCGCTGGTGGCGCGACAGATGCAAGGCGCTTGGCAGGTCTTGAATGACCTCTTGTGCCGAAGGAATGGCCGGTTTTGCCGTGTTGATCACGGTTGCATCTCCAGCAGGGATATCTGCCAATTCAGCGAGGCCGTCGTCGGTCACCGGCTGCGCCTGAACGGTCGTCGCCAGAGGCAAGTTGACCGATGCCAGCAGGAGACACTGGATCAAAGCACCGGGGAAAGACGCCGGCCAAAACAGGCTGCAACGGCGCGGCGCGGCACCCTTCGTCACTGTTGTGGACTGATCGATCGGCATGTTGCTAATTAGCCCTTGGCTGAAGTCTTCAGGCTTTTCCCGATTGCACTGCTGCGGCCCCTGACGCCGATGTTGGGCGGGCGGCGCAGCCGCAAATTACCAAGAAACCAGAACCGCTCAAAGCCGTATTTGCCGGGAGTTCTCAGCTATAGCCAATAGATCACGGTGTCGGTGAGAGTGCGCTTCATGGTTGCGCCGGTAACAACATGCTGCCACTTTTCTATCCAATACTTCTACAGGCGAAGTGGCCGAAGTGATGTCGCCGCAGAGAATAGAATGACCTGATAGGATGATGCGCGCATGAATATACGAAATGCCTTTGGCTTGTTCTGCCAGACTATCATTTTCGCCTTGATGGGGGCGGTCGCGACCGCCGAGGTGAGGTTTGAAAGCGCGGTTGGCAGTGATACATTCGGGCGGCCTGTCAGCTATGCGCTTTATCTGCCCCCCGGATACGACACTGATAACCGTAGCTATCCGGTGCTTTATCTTTTGCACGGCGGTGGCAGCGGCCAACCAAGCGATTGGTTCACGCTGGCGGGATTGGATCAACTGCTGGATCAGTTGATTTCAGACGGAACCATTCGCCCCTTCATCGCCGTGGCCCCTGACGGGCGCCGGGACAAAGCGAACAAGATTGCCACCTATTTCCTTGATGACCACGATGGCGCGCTGCGCTGGGAAACGATGTTCTTCGAGGATTTCATCCCGGCGATAGAGACACGACACCGCGCTATCGGAAATGGAGAGGCCCGCGCGGTTCTCGGTATTTCCATGGGGGCCGTGGCGGCAACGCTGTATAACCTCAAAGAACCTACTGAATTCGCAGGTAGCGCGGCTTTGAGCATCGCATTCCGCACCGAGAGTCAGGTGCTCGCCCTTTCGCCCGAGGCTTACGAGAGCCGCTACGCAGGGCTTTTGGGGCCGGATTTAGAAGGCGAAGAGCGTTTCAATTCACATTGGCAGGCCATATCACCATCGACTGTCGTGTCGGCAGCGGACAAAAGTAACTTTGCCCGTATTCCACGCCTCTATTTCGATATGGGCGCTGATGATCCCTTTTTTCAGGGCGCGGCTGAGCTTCATATCACGTTGCGAGATGCTGGGATAAAGCACAGATTTCTCGTGTCCGAAGGCAATCACGATTGGAACTTCTGGCGGCGATCTTTGGCGGAGGCGATCTTGCATATCGACGCTGTCTTTACGCGTGGATATGGGGAGTAGCCTGCGTTCCGAACTGAAGTTTTTCTAAGGGGTCAATTTGACTAGGGTTCGGATTCCTAGTTCGAAGAAAGAGGCGTGCTTCATTAACTAAAAGGTGAGTTCGCACAGCCGAAGACGCCCAACTATGGCAAAGGTCAACTCTGTGGCTGCAATTGCAGCAGTGTTGGGTGACAGCCAAGTGCAGTTTTGGGCCGTTCGCAACAGTCTGCATGAAGGACCGCTAGGGTTGATCTTGCCTTTTGTGGGAAGAGGGCGAGAAATTAGCGTTCAATCCGGGCCTCACTCAACCCTCTGAAACAGTGCCCAAATCGAGAACCCGCAACCAACACAATCTACTAACATGCTCCATGGGATGCTTTCATGCTCCAAGTTGGGCGATATGAACTCTACGACCTGCATGACAATTTTATTGACGTGAATATATAATTTTATACTCCAACTAGTCGCAAAAATTCCTTCGAGGATTAAGAATCCTCCTCGGTTCGCCACTACCCAGAATTTAATATACGTAGGAGTTTAGCACCTTGTCATGCTGTGTTTTTGTA of Sulfitobacter sp. DSM 110093 contains these proteins:
- a CDS encoding alpha/beta hydrolase-fold protein, with the protein product MNIRNAFGLFCQTIIFALMGAVATAEVRFESAVGSDTFGRPVSYALYLPPGYDTDNRSYPVLYLLHGGGSGQPSDWFTLAGLDQLLDQLISDGTIRPFIAVAPDGRRDKANKIATYFLDDHDGALRWETMFFEDFIPAIETRHRAIGNGEARAVLGISMGAVAATLYNLKEPTEFAGSAALSIAFRTESQVLALSPEAYESRYAGLLGPDLEGEERFNSHWQAISPSTVVSAADKSNFARIPRLYFDMGADDPFFQGAAELHITLRDAGIKHRFLVSEGNHDWNFWRRSLAEAILHIDAVFTRGYGE
- a CDS encoding DUF3131 domain-containing protein, whose protein sequence is MSFKFVNCIAAAFVALATAPLVHAQDTPEATPKAEAGAEKVTIGNIIVEGTPYDSMTIRSSAPLIIDFNGDGNMRKECNRGARFDDETHFGRNGQLTDREYAMAQTAWSYFEKRFQPDTGLVNAVGAYPSTTLWDTASYISALVSAYELCVIDKRDFDTRATKLLNTLRNLDLYQGEAPNKVYNAKTGEKVNYANEAGEVGMSALDIGRMLVWLRILKERHPHLANSVDNVPMRWNFCNLINEDGRMFGSFKRGDGSTRYVQEGRLGYEEYAAKGFALWGFDVDRALSPEPLSYTTIYDVKVPFDGRDPRIFKNQNYVLTEGYILDGLELGWDIPSDTDGDGETASHGWRAEFANRIYLVQQRRFEQTGIVTARSEHQVNGKPYFVYDTIFADGYPWNTLDPTGEYQPDRAAIAAKAAIGMWALWETEYTDLLFESVADLSEPELGFYEGLYENGNGYIPLQSSNNNGIILAALLYKVQGPILKKANNNTQTWDMANNGTDLRDNKCHPNKMIKEVPCCACANPNRVDPVIPVEEFIYCRPVLTGGEIGATECQPTEHKMLPPKVREVLPKSCPIPAANP
- a CDS encoding ATP-binding protein, which codes for MHDEALPAKTEVSRRRYQREQAARAEAEKLLEQKSRELYLANERLSAYSSELEKAVRVRTEELEEALKQAELAGRAKSRFLATMSHEIRTPLGGMLGMIDLLEMDETDPDKKELLKFAATAGTSLGRIVNDVLDFSKMEAGVFILEKENVDIRALIESVCALAGSNEATRHRNLNIEVSRDVPHIFLGDATRIRQVISNLVTNALRYSTDGPIHIRAAASQHPVGCLLRVEVEDVGIGISEDGKKDLFKDFSQVSNSLTAAAQGTGLGLAICKRIIESSGGVVGVASEVGVGSTFWFEVPVETGGLASADAEGGKRDQRNGNILDGKRVLIAEDNIINQKLLLTYADRLNLVADLAENGRIAVEMFDPKTYDLVLMDVAMPEMDGLEATQRIRQKWGAFTYPPIIALTAHLMDAIEEEASVVGIDTILSKPIPFAELKFALEVALCGQAPSADEAAGAAQDAVSATEGQGTSILDRMCDATLGDIRELFSEDKLIELAHKYVDDCSKRCERLEAQFDAGDAAAVRAEAHSIKGSSLMLGFNNIGEWAGLLEQTPLGDGEPRSWLNQIRSELAVLRTFT
- a CDS encoding STAS domain-containing protein, with the translated sequence MIHTTQHDDSITVVRPGVERLTAQNATGFKNEVVELIDQGNSQIIVDFSQVSFLDSSGLGALVGVLKKIGHRGDLLIADLNSDVEQMFRICRMDRVLPIHRNVDAALQSLRERQ
- a CDS encoding ATP-binding protein, giving the protein MSNALEAVDPMVQRLSAAVEPSLSDPTRFKFELCISEALNNLVAHARPKASAAEININLRVKPAAILIEIFDPAGAEPFDLREKATDLAQVDEMAEGGRGLGLIMEFANEVEYGQSDFGYSLLLKFWDIEPNHTTMPPAEGACE
- a CDS encoding SpoIIE family protein phosphatase; the protein is MVERLKIIVAEDNLVQRLYLSKLIESLGYEAIPVDDGQAAIQELRRSRIQIVISDYQMPNMDGIQLTKAVRALDLDHYVYIIMITGSENDELRTEALDAGVDDFLNKTRSPVMLNARIRAATRLIQHADELAERTRILKETNDRIQEDLRAAAAAQRQLLPDFKEEMSGFDISSAFVPSSFVSGDMFGCFPLNEDTLGFYMIDVSGHGVHASLLSVALGYLITPEFFRTFALQDGQPFDPAALVANLNDRFYSSDNDEYFTMFCGVIDTASGDLTYCQAAYPSPYYVDDEGAVDMVGDGGFPVALLPSMTYENNSIHLAQGSTLVVCSDAVTEAENEKNAPFGLNRLKRMVGTMPYVGAKQMPETIVQSLTDWRGGNTLEDDLTVVALKRN
- a CDS encoding heme NO-binding domain-containing protein: MKGTIFVELVNMAEEAFGEDVVDEVLESADLENGGAFTTVGNYPCSELIKIVVAFSEHSGISAEKLQRMFGHWMMNHFVENYAEFFEGKNDSFSLLEAVDGEIHVEVKKLYPDAELPEFATDRLSDDRLKLTYSSPRPLVEFCHGMVEACLERYDQKAQVDRCPVPHQENATDFDIRLEK